The genomic stretch CATGTGGGATGCGGGTGTAGAATTGGTTGCACGCCTCCAGCAGCTCACGATTGCTGCCCTTCTTCTTCAAACAGGCTTCAATTCTCTTCAGTGCAGTGTAGCCTGCACGGATCTGCTCTGAAGTCAGTTTGCCTATAGGTAGGAACAACAATACTGACTTTGAAATGTTAAGCACAACAATAAAATGCTTGAAAACATTTATCACTTGATTTTTACCAGCTGAACCTTTAAAACCAGACCTTTGAAAAGCTGCACTTGCTCTCCATAAAATCAAATTGAATTCTGGTACATTTTTGTTGATTTAGTCAGACTCACCCAGAGGAGCTTTGCGCGTGTCAAACTTCATCTCCAGCACACACTCTTCCATGGCTTTGAGGTCACAGATGAGCTCCAGAAGTGACTGGATCTTCACATCCAGCTTGGAGATCCTCTTTTTGGGTGCAGCATTTACTGCGGTCGGGTTCTCCTCCTGGAACAGTGAAATACATCTATGTACATAATGACAGATGGTTTACAAAGATAGATACATAAGTTGTTCTTTATCCCTAAATGCACCTTTTCATTTGAGCTGTAATCCATGAACACCATGTCATATTTTCCATCCACTTTCTCAAAATTCGCTCGTTGCTCCCACTCGTTCTTGGTCTTATCTAGGAATCtgttggattaaaaaaaatttcactGAACCCACTTTCATGTAAGACATGTGGAACTGCTTCTTCAAACTGCACTATCTTACTTTTTCTTGAAGATTTCTTTGGCTTTCAGCAGGTCTCTACCACAGGGTGTGAGGCTGTTTTGACCCACTTTTcccactgataaaaacaaaggAGAGACCAAACAAATACACTCATTAAATTGAGAGAATGTACTTATATTAATTACGCAAAGAATCATCTGTACATAGAGAACTCACCTCGGCCCCATCGCATCCACACACTGTAATCTTTAGAGTTGTCGTCCTCCAGCAGCTGGACCAGGtaatatttgttgttgttaaacTGAAGATTTGTCtgcaaaataagaaaagaatgTGTTCACTGGAAGCCcaattaaaatgttaatcaaaaacacaaaccataagATCATTTAAAGCCTCGACtcattttgcttttcaaaaatttgtccaaaaaacagtaaaataataactAACTGGTGAATAACTAATATTAGAATATCTAGTAAACTAATCAGTTACTATTTAAGTCATTCAGCCCTAGTCAATGTAAGCAAAAGGCTGCAGGCTTTTTAACTTAACACCTTTGGTGTAAGAAACATTTcagaatacatttttacataatttgGCAGATCCCTTTAATCACCttgtaattaaatattttacctGGTTTAACATCACGTCATAAACATCATTTCCTTCACCGTAAACATGAGCCTAAAGGGGAAATTAAGAAATTAGCAATATGAACAAAGATTACTGCAACTGGAAGGGGGACAATCAAAATACATTATACctgtaaatatttcatacaACAAATTTGTAATAAACTATAAACAGTGACATATACAGAAGAGAAACTGTAACTGGAGCAAAACCTGTCTAACAGGTGTAAAACCACAAACAGTATTGTTGTTATTCAAGAGTTTCACATCTCATGAGAGCAAATCTTCCTCCTGTAATTAGAAACGTCACCTTTCCAAGTTTGGTTTTGCATTCAGAGTCCACCGGAGCTTTGCCCTTCATCACCACTGTCCTGACAACCTCTGTCCAAAAAGGgcgaaaacaaaacaataataaggTCTAATATTAACACAGTTACATGTTAACCTGTAAACTGATGTGTTTAGAAACAGCAGAAACCGCTTGATGTTGCCAAAGTTACCATGTTCATTACTTATTATGAAATCCTAGTTCACTTTCTAATGGTTTTACAGTACATATACAACACATACGTAAATTATAACCAGGTTACCTTCACTTTTGATTTCTCCTGTCGGCATTTCTTCAGTTTTGGGCTGACTCTTGCtctgccctctcctcctcttaGGTGCAGGTTGCTCTTCTGTCgcgtcctcttcctctttaacTTGAACTGGTGTCCCATTATCAGTGGCCGAGTCACCAGTTTCATTCAACGTTTCTGAACAAAAGAGgagaacagaagaaacattttaataccTTCAGTAATTTGGataatgtaaatatacaatAGAAGAATAAGTTTACAATTAAAAGTTATACCACTAATAAAAATCGTTCCACAAAGCTTAGTGCTACGTTGAAAAGAATTgaccaaaacaacatttaacagAAGCTGAATCACCTCATATAAGACAGTAATATTACCTCTACAAGTTAGATTTCTTTACTAAAAGATTGTAAGAAAAATCAACATGACTGACAGCAAAAACCAAGCAGAGGAtataacaaaaattaaattacaacaatgtaaaataaagtaacttgtgtaaaataaaattaagctGTGGCAGAAAATAACTGACAGATGTggcataacacacacaaacacctggtTTCACTGTCTGAGAGCGAATCTTCCTCTGGTACTTAGTGACAGGATTAATCTGGACCATCTTCTTCAGGTCAACTTCGTAGGCCGTCCCAGTGCCCAGAGTCAGGGTGACAGAGGTTTTCCCTGAAGAGGCAGCTGCGTCCAACAAGGCACAGGCTGAAGGCGAGTAGGGTTCCCACTGTCCTCTGTCTCCCTTCCACTGCCACACTgatcacacagagacagagcagggtCATTTATAACTGATTAAAATTCACATACTGTTATTTGTTGAGGACAAAAGACACAGGATTCGTcccaagtactgtacttaagtacaattttgaggcATCTATActtaaatatttccattttctgttacTTCATTCTTTAATTTTACAACATTTAGGAGGAAAAAAGCATACTTTCACTCCACTACATTGACTTTAGAACTTTAGCTACTAGTTTATTTCTGGAATCAGATAAACACTACACTTACACTTACTTACTTACTACATTacacttttacttaagtaaaggatgTCAATACTGTTTCCACTAttgttttagcttttgtttGTAGTTGCCTTAAAATAAACCGAAGTACATTTTcatcaacaataacaataacactgGGTTTGAAGTAATAATGAGTTTTGCCAACACGGTCACGAGTGTAATATCAACCTAAGCAGAACGTTTTCTGCTGCCTGTAAACATAcgaaaacagtaaacataaataacGACACGTTATTTACGGTAATTTTCCAGACGAGTAAACAGGCGCAGCAAAGGTAAAGTTCAGCGgtaaacaaacctgttttcGTCGAGGCCTCTTCCTTTTGTGAAGCCTGACTTTTACTCCTCGACCCTCTTGTTCGCCTCATTGTGatttatgataaataaatgattagtTGTTTACAATAACTAAGAAACCACAGTGACAACAAAGAGGGAGGGAAACTGAACCCGATGCTACTTCTTCCGGACCGGTTCCGCCAAAGATCGTTTAGGCTAAAGATGAATCACTCCGTgcttaaaaacaaactttttgtGCGACATTGACTGAAGCTCTATAAACTGGTCAAAAAGGTGAAAGAATAGCTTCTACCTTGGCATCGATATTTCAGccaaaaatcagaaataaatcaGAGGGTGACAATTTTCAATTAATCGCAATTACTATTTTTATCGGGTTTTTTTTCGCCCTTTTGTGCAGTGGGTCTGTATTTTAGAATGAAGTGACCTATTTGTAGCTCGAAggtcagagcagcagaaaaataccaaaaaaaagaaaaacgtaaAAGACGTGATaattaattttatatatttaagtagTATCAATAATACACCAGTTAAGAAAAGGCTACTTAATAAAACTGAGTTTTACGAAGAGAGAAAATAGGTACAGGAGTGAGCACTCCTGTGTGCGCTCTTAAAGGGGAACAGATATTCCTCCCAGAAGGTTCCGGCGGTCCATGTGGTCGGAAGTATTTTGTTGAAGGATTTGTGGAAAGCAAACGTGCCCGTGTTCATCACGATGTTAAATTAAAAGATTACTTCTGTTTAAATCAGTTCGTCATTCACCGGAGAAATGGCATCACGGAGTTATAGTGTCTGTGTCCTCTGTCAGAGGGCGGTTGTCGTGAAGATGATGTGCAGGGTGAGTGTAGTTTATGGGTGTCATTGAACGCAGCATCTTTCCCATGGAGGTCAGGCAGAGaaacttaaaatatatatttgcttCTTTCCCACTTTCCAAGTCTTCCTGTAATTAACATATTATTAACCACAATTACAGCACTATAGAATAGTCTGTATATTCACGTGCAGTTTTCTAAATCAATTATTTGTTAACAAATAAGATTAATTAATAATGTGTAGATTCTAAATTCAGACACTCAACAGGCAAATAACTGTCCAACATAAACAGGTTTTCTTGATGAGTTTCTTTTGTTGAATTATGCtgatttttctttgctgttCATGTAATAcagattacttttttttttcaggatatGTTTTACAATGTGGGAGTCAAAATGTACATTGTGAATTTTCTGCAAATCCACCTTAAAAATAGCCATTTGCCATTGCTGCTAATGTGTCAGTTAatcagtaaacatttttttgctttaatcCTCAACCAGTTTAAAAAGGGGATAAAGAAacattagtttttgtttttcatcctcAGGGAATGAGTGCTGCTGCACACCCGCAGTCTCAGGTTGATTTCCTAAAGGGAGAGCGACACAGGAAGCACCCAGGTGTGACCAATCTGAAAACTCTGCATCTCCCTGAAGAACTCCAGATGGCTGCGCGGTCGATTATTCGCAGTGCGTTCAGTTACGATTGTGGCTCTCATTTTGTAAACAATCATTTTTCTGTAGCTTTACATGCCCTGAATCTCTACCTGTAGGAGCTCAGGTGACTCGGTTGACTGAGCGCAGTCACGGTCTCACAAACTTCCTGTGGAGCAGAAAGCGAGCAGTCGAGGACGTGACTCTAAGGCAGAAAGCTGTTAGCTTGGAGAAAGAACTTTGGGAAAAAGCGGTGGAGAAAAGAGAAGGTTGGTGGCACACTGAAAATCCAAAAATGAAAGAGTGATGTACAGGTATATCATAAAatgcagcagctgaaaaaaagtgaatgtgCTTCATATTGCAGATATAGATGAACAAGCGCTGGAAGACCGCATTAGGAAGAAAGTGTTGTCAGACCTCAGAAGAACAACATATCACTGGACTCCCATGAAGTACGATGCATTATCTGCACATTCtttcatatatgtatatatactatCTATGAAtttactgattttgttttttttgcaagGTTTAATGGAAGCAAAAATATTATCACATTGATACTTTCTCTATGTAAAAATTAGGAAGATAATTTCAGTGCATTAAAATTCGATGCCATTAATTCAGGCTTCAAACAAAGTTAGACATGGGGTGACAGTGTGTGACATTCTGGAgcttcatttctctttttctggcCTGAGATGTAGATGATCTCACTCTGTGTTTCAGGTATGATGAAGAATTAAGTGTAGTGTACATGGCGGCTCGGCTGGCCGGGGGCTACGCAGCAGTAAGGAGAGCTCTAAATGAGGTATGAGCAAGTGGTGGTGATTATAGGTTAACTCACactcaaaaatgacaaaatgaaatgtcCTGATTACTGAGATTTATAATCTCTGGGTGTGTTAGGAGTCAAACATCTGGCTTTTCTGTTCTAAATGTTTTCTCATTATTTACCATTCCAGATAACGAAGAGGGATCCTGCATTTGCCCCTAAGTCTCTCTTGGATTTTGGTTCAGGGCTGGGAACAGTTGTCTGGTTAGTGAACAACACTGGTCCAACTCTTAAGAGAATTTTTGATCCAATTACAAGAGTCTAAACTGAGTCTTTCTCCTGCAGGGCGTCACACTCATGCTGGAGCAACACCCTGAAGGAGATGGTATGTGTAGACAGCTCTGGGCCGATGAACATCCTGGCAGAACGACTTCTCAAAggtgcgcacacacagacacacacacacacacacacacacacacacacacacaatcaatcTTTTTATTCAGTTCAGATTTGCTGTATTTATCTTTGGTCCCTCATCAGAGAATCTAAacacttttgctttttattgAGCAGGGGATGATGAAAGAGCTGAACCTCACATCCAACAAGTCTATTTCAGACAGTTCCTCCCTGTTTCTCCAAAGGTGTGACCCCCCCCCTCTATTTCAtttcaacaacagaaaaacacagttaatgAATGTGTGACAAAAAAGCAGCATTACTTACAGTAAACTGATTTGGgagatattaatataatataaaatgtgaaagagaaGGAACCCTGACAGAGCTATGTTCCTCCTCTCAGGTGCAGTTTGACTTGGTAGTTGCAGCCTTCACCCTGTCAGAGCTTCCCAGTGTGAAAGAGCGTGAAGACGCAGTGCTCACTCTGTGGAGGAAGACAAGCTCATATCTGGTTGGTTGAAATAGTGATATAACTGTGTGTGAGGCTGTTCTCCTTATTTTAGTCAATGAGTTATTTTGTGTATGCATTATGTTTAGAGCTGCTCTGCTAGAGGTTCTGTCTTATTTAATGACATTAGATTATGTTCTGCTGTAGGTGCTGGTGGAAAATGGGACCAAAGAGGGCCATAAGATTCTTATGGAGGCTAGAGACACTATATTAAAGGTACCAAAATATAATCGATCAAAAAGCTCTTTAGAGAAGTGCTGTCGTGACACGGTTTAAAGAAGCTGACGGATCactacagttttgtttttccatctccAGAAACAAGAGACGACCGTTTATGACTCAAGACCTGCTTCAGTGTTTGCTCCAGTATGTTTTAAATCCcagctgtttttataaaatatcaTCCACACTTTGTACCAGCAGTTTTACAGCTTTATTGCTTTGTGTCTGATGTTTTTCTAGTGTCCACATGAACTGATTTGTCCTAAACTGGCCCGTGAGCCAGTCATCCCCTGCAACTTCCAGCAGCTGTACCAgcctctgcctctgcctggGGTGAGACTCTGGACTACATGTGTGCTTCAAGCCATGTTTTCAGACATCAGTTAGTCAAGCGTGCAAGTTCATTATTCACCTCGGAAAAGTCCGTTAATTTGACTGAATTTGTCTAATAGTAAGTTTGTGTAAAACATCTGGAGGTGGACTGCTGTCTTTGTTGACTGCTCTCATTTGATTACTCAtataaaatgtactttattcACTCCGCACcaaagcagctgaaacaaactCCATAAAAATCTTCATTTGTCTTTACAAACCAGCAAACATCAGATTCcatgtcagtttttctttttttagcacAACGAACACCAGACGGAGAAGTTCAGTTACCTGATTCTGACTCGGGCAGAACCAGCGGTGGTCAACACTTTGGACTGGGCGAGGCTGATCGCACCGGTGCAGCGCAGAACGAGACATGTCCACTGTCGGATGTGCTGCTCGGATGGACAGTTACAACATGTGGTGGTGACAGCGCGAAAACACAGCAGGTGAAGGTCAAACTCAGCAGCAACATGGGTTTGCTCATGTTTGTGTAAAAAGTATACAAATAGATTGTAAACTTTTATGAAAGTAGACACTGAAGCTGGGTTTAGATTGAATTTTTTTTGTACCAGTGCTAATACAATGCCAATCTAGGTTTATAAACATGTTTCTCAAATATAAAACAGATGTGCAAGGAGTTTTCTTAAATGAGATTGTCTAAAGTTGGCTAAATGATACATAAGGCTGTAAATCCGACCTGACTCTCCTGCCAGCTGTTGTGAAACTCTTTGCTAGGGTTACATATTATAATCATTTGTTAtttagttttcttgtttttatcattGTGGCTTGCCTCCCTCAATTGTGTGTTATGTCCTCTCCATCAGGGATGCGTACCGCTGTGCTCGGAGCAGTGACTGGGGAGATTGGCTGCCAATCTTTCCGAAGGTCACTGAAGATGATCAGAGTGGTTCAGAGTGATGACTTCAGACTTTGGAACCAATGGGAACACACTAAAACTGAGACAAGCCTCCTGCCCCAGAGACACAAGCTGTTGGATAAATGGAacacctgtgttttattgtggaAGCTGTTAAAATTCTGACTCACAGAACAACTATTGATTGGTTTTCAAACAGTACTTCAATAAAAAGCCCATGTTGCTGTACTTCAAACTTTATTTTGCATGAACTTAAACTGTTGTCCATTTCTTGTAAAAATCTGTAACAGGTCCCACGTCCAGAAGAACCACTGATCATGTGCTGACCATTTTTGATCATGTGTTCTTGTTGAGTTGTGATTCTAATGTTTctctatatataatatagtagATACAAAGATAATTATGTACAATTAATTCCCAACAATCTCCTTCAGTGCTGATGTCAAGTCTGGGTACTTGTACTGAAATCCGGCCTCTAGAGTCCTCTTTGGTATGACTTTCTGTCCCTGGCTGAGGACCACAGCCCTCTCAGAGCCCATTAGGGCATTCAAGGCAATGACTGGCACAGGTAAAACGGTGGGCCGTCTCAGGACCTTGCCCAGTTCTTTAGTGAACTCGTAGTTGGTGTTAAGTGCAGGTGCGACTCCGTTAAAGACTTGTGGTGAAGTAGAGGGAGGATCAGTAGGGGGCTCCAGGCCATGGGCGATGATTCCTGCCAAGTCCGAAGCGTGTACCCAGGGGAATGGCTGTGTCCCAGAGCCCAATGTGCCCCCGAGGCCAAGCCAGAAGGCCGGCAACATCTGCTTCATGGCACCACCATCACGACCCAGGACTAACCCTTgtggagggaggtggagagatGGAGGGGAAAAAGAAGTGAATTGTTTTTGCTCCCAGCAGCTCCAAATCAAGTGGAGCAActtatttttactatttaattTAGTGATACAAAGAATTTTAGTCTGAAATGTTTAATGATTGCTTCTTTTTTGTAATAAGTTATATGTATATGCACTTTACAGGAATCATTGATCATTTTTTGGCTTTtactcttcagatttttttttccatatgcTTTGCTTTTTAATTAGTAAGTTATCTTGACTGAAATACATTACAGTTGTCATTATGGGCGAGCTTGTGGGAAATGAGAAGGGTTAATTGACAGTAAGATGCATAAGAGGAAGGAAAGATTATAGATTTTTGAATGCAGAATAAAGATGTCTTTTAATCTTTATCGTCATTGTGTTGAATTTCTTTATGAGACACATTCGTTTTACCTGAAATGCCAGGATGTACCTTTCAGTAAAACACGGGCTTTGGACGTACCAGACCTGATGACAACTTGTTTGGTGATTTTTGCCACATTCTCCGGCAGAAGTGCTGAAGCCTCCCACTCTTTCACCAGGTTGGAAAAGAGGTCAAACGGTGTCCATTCGTGGTCCTCTGTGTACTCAGCTGTCAGACTGGGCTTGTAACAAGCTTTGAGTCACAAAGAAAAGGTAAGATTTTTCTCCAGCTGAGTTAACTCTATATTATGCAAAATGTGATTAGATAGTTCAGCCCAACTAAAATATACTTAACATTTTCCATACTCAAATGTGGTTGAACAATTTGTTGTCAGTGAGGTTCTATTTGACAGAAACGCACCTACACCTGATACCAGCACCCAGGAGTGAGGAGGGCTCGATGAAGCAGCTATGGCCTGAGCCAGAGTTTTCGTAGTGTCAATACGACTGGAGAACAAATCCTTTTTATAGCTTTCATTCCACCTGgaacaacaaatgaaaaagattAGAAAGGAGAGCACCTGTACCAGCCGTCACTCTAAAGAAAGGGCACTGTATcgcctgtgtttgtttttgtttcagccAAGAGGTCCCATCCTTACTGTTACTGAGAAACTCAAAGCTCTGACTATTGGGTTTTAAACTGCAGTAGGATGATGAAGATGTCACTGAGGGCTTCTGGGATGTTATAGTGActaaatttttctttttatagacAAATATTAATTGGATAactgaaaataatctgcagattAATAGTCAATTGTTACAGCCGCACTTCATACCATCGGAGTGGGTTCATGAGATTCTCCCCAGCTAAGTTGACAGCGCCCTCACATGGAGGAAGGCCATGAGACTCCAACTCACCCTGCAGGAGCACAGAGTAGGAAAAGTACAGGagtttttgtaaataaactcCTGTACTGGGTTTGGTGACAAGTGATTGAAAATACAGCTGTCATTTCAGGTGTCATTGTTTCTATGCAGTAATCTCAGATCATACCCATGTTATCTTCCCCGGACCAGGCTGACGAGAGATCACTGTGACCTGGTGACCTTTGTTTCTGAGCAGGCGCGTTAGCTCACGGCCCACAAAGCCAGATCCCCCTCCTGCAAGAAAAAATACATAGGAATGCACAGACAGAAGAACCAAACCAAGGAATCCATTACAGGAAATGTGGGCGTGAGAGAAGGTTTCAAGTTTGCCAAAATAaattttagacttttttaacATAGGGACAGAATGCCCACAGGACCCAGAccaatgcaaaaaataaattaatcaacCAACCAATTAAAAATAACGAATTATGGGTCTGAGGACGAGATTGACAGTGCGCATGCGTGCTATACATGCTTAAACACTGGGCTCATGCATTCCCCCCTTAGCAAACGTTAACTTTGGATAACAACCAAACAACACGGTGACATTTGGGTTTAATCCCACAGCTGACACGCTCTTTTTACTCCAACTCTCCAACAAACGTGTACAAATCCAAACACTATGACGTACAATGCGACGATAACATTTACGTTAGCTAACAGTTAGCTAGCTCATAGCGTTACATCACCCCAATAAttttatgaattattttaaatgtacatacgattatttttttaaaatcatacatACCTATTAGGACTCTCATGACCACCAAATTACCGTCTAAGCTTGAGGTCAATAAGAAAACGTTGCTGCACCACTTCTTTATATACGTACTGCTCCAATTATGGCATAACTTAAGTCGTGTTGTTTTAGCATTTTTGGACCAGTAGGGGTCCCGTAGCTCTGCCGGATATATACGTCATTTGTAGTTTAAACTGTAGCACAGTGTGGGAgtatagaagaagaagaagaagctatATAGCAAATGGTATTTAATCTCAGGTTATCTCTACAGCTAtctattaatatttatttactacAGTCACGTGTTTAATGCAGAGAATCAcgatttaaaaatatattttcaactCAGGGGAACATGTAAGCCTAAtattttcaatttcatttaGTTTAATTAATAAAGTGCAACTCACAAATGTAATTTAACCGCAAAACAGTAATCATGAGAttgcttttattattaattaGCTTGAACCTTATGTTAgaagtaaacatgtttttttttatgtctgtagTCCATGTGACagtctttgtattttattgtaaatttaatcattttaataattaatttgtagttttctttatGGGTCTTTTGGTTTccagacattaaaacattaacaaCAGCAAGATGAAGGaatcttaaataaataaaaacgaGGGGACGAAAAACAGCAAGTAAtattatgagaaaaaaataatataatattatatattaaactCTTTGCACCTCCATCTGTTGGATCCTCtaggtgtgttttgttgataCATTGCAGGTAATTAAGTCTTGTTATTTACtactcatttttatttcattattgttgttatttgattattatttttgttttattattgtttgtttgttttttattattggCGCTTTATACTGCGACAGACCCGGAAGTTGTCTGTTTTCCGACGGGGGCAGCAAACACGTGGTTTTGATGAGGAGATAAATTGAGTCCCAGCTTCATTAACACTTCCTTTTCTTGTCGTGGTGATGGGGAACAGTCGTGTTTCGGTGGACGAACGAAGCCCAACACGTGTTCAGGCCCCTTAATGGTATATGTTCATTTTTTGTCTCTTAGATATTATTAGTAATGTCGcag from Mastacembelus armatus chromosome 17, fMasArm1.2, whole genome shotgun sequence encodes the following:
- the parp2 gene encoding poly [ADP-ribose] polymerase 2; translated protein: MRRTRGSRSKSQASQKEEASTKTVWQWKGDRGQWEPYSPSACALLDAAASSGKTSVTLTLGTGTAYEVDLKKMVQINPVTKYQRKIRSQTVKPETLNETGDSATDNGTPVQVKEEEDATEEQPAPKRRRGQSKSQPKTEEMPTGEIKSEEVVRTVVMKGKAPVDSECKTKLGKAHVYGEGNDVYDVMLNQTNLQFNNNKYYLVQLLEDDNSKDYSVWMRWGRVGKVGQNSLTPCGRDLLKAKEIFKKKFLDKTKNEWEQRANFEKVDGKYDMVFMDYSSNEKEENPTAVNAAPKKRISKLDVKIQSLLELICDLKAMEECVLEMKFDTRKAPLGKLTSEQIRAGYTALKRIEACLKKKGSNRELLEACNQFYTRIPHDFGLKTPPIIRTEEELKEKIALLEALSDIQIAVKMVQSSEDSDEHPLDRQYCSLRCKLQPLDSSSNEFKVIEKYLQSTHAPTHCDYTMTVLDIFSVDRDEESKNFLSRLHNRTLLWHGSRLSNWVGILSEGLRVAPPEAPLTGYMFGKGIYFADMSSKSANYCFANQNNRVGLLLLCEVALGDCNELLDADYEASNLPAGKHSTKGMGQTTPDPKNSVTLDGVTVPMGPGVKTGLGKSTGYSLLYNEFIVYNPAQARMRYLLRIQFNYSSLW
- the mettl17 gene encoding methyltransferase-like protein 17, mitochondrial, with translation MASRSYSVCVLCQRAVVVKMMCRGMSAAAHPQSQVDFLKGERHRKHPGVTNLKTLHLPEELQMAARSIIRRAQVTRLTERSHGLTNFLWSRKRAVEDVTLRQKAVSLEKELWEKAVEKREDIDEQALEDRIRKKVLSDLRRTTYHWTPMKYDEELSVVYMAARLAGGYAAVRRALNEITKRDPAFAPKSLLDFGSGLGTVVWASHSCWSNTLKEMVCVDSSGPMNILAERLLKGDDERAEPHIQQVYFRQFLPVSPKVQFDLVVAAFTLSELPSVKEREDAVLTLWRKTSSYLVLVENGTKEGHKILMEARDTILKKQETTVYDSRPASVFAPCPHELICPKLAREPVIPCNFQQLYQPLPLPGHNEHQTEKFSYLILTRAEPAVVNTLDWARLIAPVQRRTRHVHCRMCCSDGQLQHVVVTARKHSRDAYRCARSSDWGDWLPIFPKVTEDDQSGSE
- the sdr39u1 gene encoding epimerase family protein SDR39U1 isoform X1, with product MRVLIGGGSGFVGRELTRLLRNKGHQVTVISRQPGPGKITWGELESHGLPPCEGAVNLAGENLMNPLRWWNESYKKDLFSSRIDTTKTLAQAIAASSSPPHSWVLVSGVACYKPSLTAEYTEDHEWTPFDLFSNLVKEWEASALLPENVAKITKQVVIRSGLVLGRDGGAMKQMLPAFWLGLGGTLGSGTQPFPWVHASDLAGIIAHGLEPPTDPPSTSPQVFNGVAPALNTNYEFTKELGKVLRRPTVLPVPVIALNALMGSERAVVLSQGQKVIPKRTLEAGFQYKYPDLTSALKEIVGN
- the sdr39u1 gene encoding epimerase family protein SDR39U1 isoform X2; amino-acid sequence: MGVYLQKLLYFSYSVLLQGELESHGLPPCEGAVNLAGENLMNPLRWWNESYKKDLFSSRIDTTKTLAQAIAASSSPPHSWVLVSGVACYKPSLTAEYTEDHEWTPFDLFSNLVKEWEASALLPENVAKITKQVVIRSGLVLGRDGGAMKQMLPAFWLGLGGTLGSGTQPFPWVHASDLAGIIAHGLEPPTDPPSTSPQVFNGVAPALNTNYEFTKELGKVLRRPTVLPVPVIALNALMGSERAVVLSQGQKVIPKRTLEAGFQYKYPDLTSALKEIVGN